The Deltaproteobacteria bacterium genome has a window encoding:
- a CDS encoding YbaB/EbfC family nucleoid-associated protein, with amino-acid sequence MASIGGMGNLLKQAQEMQARMAKIQEDLAGKTVQGSGGGGMVLVTVNGQFNLTALKIEAAAINVEEKDLLEDLILAAVNDGMRKARELASAEMAKLTGGLKIPGLMP; translated from the coding sequence ATGGCTAGTATCGGCGGCATGGGCAACCTTTTGAAGCAGGCCCAAGAGATGCAGGCGCGCATGGCCAAGATCCAAGAAGATTTGGCCGGCAAGACGGTGCAGGGCTCCGGCGGCGGCGGCATGGTGCTGGTGACGGTGAACGGACAATTTAATCTAACCGCTCTCAAGATCGAAGCCGCGGCGATCAATGTTGAGGAAAAAGATCTGTTGGAAGATTTGATTCTCGCCGCGGTCAACGACGGCATGCGCAAGGCGCGCGAGCTGGCGTCGGCGGAAATGGCCAAGCTCACCGGCGGCCTAAAGATTCCCGGCTTGATGCCGTAG
- the recR gene encoding recombination protein RecR, which translates to MTMYPAPLARLIQELSKLPGIGEKSAARLAFHMLKGTKDDVFRLSESIGKLRQEMGLCQLCFGFSEVKASNDGDSDQATLCDVCRSSEREKDKICVVEEPADIIAVEKSQEFRGRYHVLHGTISPLDGVGPDALRIKELLERLRDNEVKEVIVATNPTMDGEATAFYLSKVIKPLGVSVTRIARGLPMGGDLEYTDAVTLGKALEGRREI; encoded by the coding sequence ATGACCATGTATCCCGCGCCCTTGGCCCGTTTGATCCAAGAGTTATCGAAGCTCCCCGGCATCGGCGAAAAATCCGCCGCGCGCTTGGCTTTTCACATGTTGAAAGGGACTAAGGACGATGTCTTTCGCTTGTCCGAAAGCATCGGCAAGCTGCGTCAAGAAATGGGCTTGTGCCAACTCTGCTTCGGCTTTAGCGAAGTGAAGGCGAGCAACGATGGCGATTCGGACCAAGCCACGCTGTGCGATGTCTGTCGGAGTTCAGAGCGCGAAAAAGATAAGATCTGCGTCGTCGAAGAGCCCGCCGACATAATCGCGGTGGAGAAGTCGCAGGAGTTTCGCGGCCGTTATCATGTTTTGCACGGCACGATTTCGCCCCTCGACGGCGTCGGGCCCGATGCCTTGCGGATCAAGGAACTGCTCGAACGATTGCGCGATAACGAAGTGAAAGAAGTCATCGTCGCCACCAACCCGACGATGGACGGCGAGGCGACGGCATTCTACTTATCGAAGGTGATCAAGCCGCTCGGAGTTTCGGTCACGCGCATCGCCCGCGGCCTGCCCATGGGCGGCGACTTGGAATACACCGACGCCGTGACGCTGGGAAAAGCCTTGGAAGGTCGGCGCGAAATTTAA
- a CDS encoding inorganic phosphate transporter, giving the protein MAEPVFLLTIFIVVIALVFDYVNGFHDAANSIATVVTTRVLTPLQAVTWAAFWNFIAAFTFGTAVAKTIGSGLLDVNQVDSYVILAGLLGAIVWDLITWHVGLPTSSSHALIGGYAGAGIAKAGLGIILPGGWINTLIFIIIAPLLGMGLGMLNLLAILNIFKRAIPANVDHIFRRGQLISAAAYSLGHGTNDAQKTMGIIAGALFIVPEYRHLVSDEVGKLFIPFWIVLMAHAAIGLGTLSGGWRIVHTMGSRITRLQPIGGFAAEAAGAFTLFGAAHFGIPVSTTHTITGAIIGVGSLRRLRSVRWNVAGRIVWAWILTIPASAAIAMLCWLLIDNLRKVF; this is encoded by the coding sequence ATGGCTGAGCCGGTTTTTCTCTTAACGATTTTCATCGTCGTCATCGCCCTCGTCTTCGACTACGTCAACGGCTTTCACGACGCGGCCAATTCCATCGCCACGGTGGTCACGACGCGGGTGTTGACGCCGCTGCAAGCCGTCACCTGGGCGGCCTTTTGGAACTTCATCGCCGCATTCACCTTCGGCACCGCGGTGGCCAAGACCATCGGCAGCGGCCTGCTCGATGTCAACCAAGTCGACTCCTATGTCATTTTAGCTGGACTGCTCGGCGCCATCGTCTGGGATCTGATCACTTGGCATGTCGGATTGCCGACCAGCTCATCCCACGCCTTGATCGGCGGTTACGCCGGCGCCGGCATCGCCAAGGCGGGGTTGGGAATTATTTTACCCGGCGGTTGGATCAACACATTAATCTTCATCATCATCGCACCGCTGTTGGGAATGGGACTGGGCATGCTTAACCTGTTGGCGATTCTGAATATATTTAAGCGGGCAATTCCGGCCAACGTCGACCATATATTTAGGCGCGGTCAATTGATCTCAGCGGCCGCTTATAGTCTCGGCCACGGCACCAACGACGCGCAGAAAACCATGGGCATCATCGCCGGCGCATTGTTCATCGTGCCCGAGTATCGTCATCTGGTCAGCGACGAAGTCGGAAAACTGTTCATTCCGTTCTGGATCGTTTTGATGGCCCACGCCGCCATTGGACTCGGTACTTTGTCGGGCGGCTGGCGCATCGTCCACACCATGGGCTCGCGCATCACCCGTTTGCAGCCGATCGGCGGTTTCGCCGCCGAAGCCGCCGGTGCCTTTACGCTGTTCGGCGCGGCGCACTTCGGCATCCCGGTCTCGACGACCCATACGATTACCGGCGCCATCATCGGCGTCGGCTCCTTGCGCCGGCTGCGCTCGGTGCGTTGGAACGTCGCGGGACGAATTGTCTGGGCGTGGATATTGACGATCCCAGCATCCGCGGCCATCGCGATGCTGTGCTGGTTGCTGATCGATAACCTTAGGAAAGTTTTCTGA